DNA sequence from the Leptospirillum ferrooxidans C2-3 genome:
TGGGTGACCGTGGAGTCAGGAATCCGGCTGACGGTATGGGGAGAGGGGGAGACCCCGCTCCTCACCCATCCTCTTCGAACCGGTTCCCCGGACCCCCTTCCGCCGCACCCGGAGCATCAGGAGGCCGAACCCCGACGGAAGAAGCGCCGGGAAGGGCTCCGGGCCCGATGGGTGGGCCGGTTCCGGGAACGGTTCGGGGAAGAGGTCGAGCCCTTTCTGGAGGGGCTTCAGGAAGCGACCGGACCGAACTTCACGTGGCATGTCTCCGAGATCGTGGAACTTCTGGAGCGGTACGACCCCGAAGAGGGACGGCGGGTCCTTCGGGAGGCCCAGGCATGTCAGGGGTTCCATAAAAACTTTCTCCGTCCGCTCCTCCGGCCGGAGTGTCTTCTTCCGGTGCCGGAAGGCATGGCTCTGCCGATGGGAGCCTCTCTTACGCGTTCTCTCGACTGCTATGGGGGACTCGGAGAGGAGGTGTGCCATGACTGACCTCCACCAGCGGATCACTCAGCAACTCCGGACCCTGAGTTTAAAGGGACTGATCGACCTTTACCGCCCTCTGGCCGAAGAAGCGGCCAAGAACCAGCTCCAGTACGAGGAATACCTGGCTCTTCTTCTGGATGAAGAAACCCGGGGAAAGACCGACCGGTCGGTCCGCACCAAAATAACTCTGGCCCGGTTCCCTTTCCTCCGCACCCTGGAGGAGTTCGACTTTTCTTTCCAGCCCTCCCTGGAGGAAAAAACCTTGGTCCGCTTGGGAACGCTCGACTTTCTGGAGAAGGCCGAGAATCTTGTTTTCCTTGGACCGCCTGGCGTCGGGAAAACACATCTGGCCGTGGCGATCGGCATCAAGGCCTGCCAAGCCAAAAAGCGCGTTCTGTTCCTCACCCTCCCCGCTCTCTTGCGGGATCTGTCTCTGTCGGTCCGGAACGGCACCCTGCCGGCGAGCCTCCTGGCATATTCCCGGT
Encoded proteins:
- the istB gene encoding IS21-like element helper ATPase IstB; the encoded protein is MTDLHQRITQQLRTLSLKGLIDLYRPLAEEAAKNQLQYEEYLALLLDEETRGKTDRSVRTKITLARFPFLRTLEEFDFSFQPSLEEKTLVRLGTLDFLEKAENLVFLGPPGVGKTHLAVAIGIKACQAKKRVLFLTLPALLRDLSLSVRNGTLPASLLAYSRYHVLIIDEVGYTPITREEANLLFQLVSIRYEKGSILLTSNYGFEDWGKIFPDSVVAAAIIDRLVHHARIFPIQGSSYRVRDKIHRRKSAKPSPSSLISQGEGEIKASL